The sequence below is a genomic window from Candidatus Thiopontia autotrophica.
GAGTCAGTATAAGTAGAGCAATAGTTGAACTTATTACAATGCCACGATGGTAAAGTGCCCAGCGAACCAGTGGTTGAAAACGGTTCTCTCTAAAGGAGTTGAAGGTGTTATCAATCCTCTTGCGGATCTTGCTGGTTTTGTGATGGTGAGCCCTGGAAAATGTATGTTGAAGGTGGCCCGGTAACACCATAAAACACTCAATCAGTGACGCTATCAGTACACATACAATAATAATTGGGATATCTATAAGTATCTTGCCCATCTGCCCCCCAATCAACAGAAGAGGTAGAAATGCTGCAATGGTGGTGAGTGAGGAAGAGAGCACTGGATAGAACATGCGCCTGGCACCGCCTTCAGCTGCATGAACTGCCCCTTCGCCTCTCTGGTAATGGGCAAGTGCATCCTCGCCTACCACAATTGCATCATCAACTATTATTCCCAGAGCCATAATCAGGGCAAAAAGGCTAACCATATTGATTGAGCCGCCGATAGCGTAGAGTATTGCCAGGGTCGCCAGAAATGATGTGGGGATTCCAACGGCAACCCAGAATGCAACTCGTCCATTCAGGAAGAGAAAGAGGATTCCTATAACCAGTATGAGGCCACCAGCTCCGTTATGGATTAAGAGCGTCAACCGCTCTTTAATCATGCTCCAGCTCTCATCAAAGCGGTGAACCTCCACTCCAGGGGGCAAAGTTGTGGTAGCCAGCTCATCCATCCATGCAATCATGATCTCTGCCGACTCCAGAGAGTCTGCATGCTCTGCACGCATTAATCTCATCTCTATGGCAGGTACCCCGTGGAAAAAAGTACTGGTCTCGTTTCTCTGTTCTCTATGAGTTATGTCGGCAATTGAGCCGAGTGAGACCTGTCTTCCATCTGCCCCTTTCTGGAATACAAGTGATGAAAATTGCTGTTCACCGCGCAGCTGCCCCGGAGTTCTAAGTTGTCTGCTGTTGTCATCTTCCCCAACCTGACCAGCCGGATCATTTCTGCTCATCTGTCTGATCTGCTCTCCAATTTGCTCATGGGAGGCTCCAAGATCTACAGCAATATCCATTGGGATCTGTATGGCAATCTCCGTATCCGGAAGGCCATTTATGTATATTTTCGCAATTCCTCTGCGCAATAACTCTCTTTCGTACTCACGAATAAGTGAGCGAATTTCATCAACTCCTTCGGTTGAGGAGATTACTACCCTGGCAATAGGGTCATGACGAACTTTTCTGTATATTTTTGGGGTCTCAGCATCAACCGGAAGAGAACGGACACTATTAACAGACTCTTTTACCCGTTCTGTGGCCCACTGCATATCACTGGTATCATCAAATTCCAGAGATATTGAGGAGACCCCCTCTGCACTGGTGGAGGTCATCAGATTAACCCCATCAACCTGTCGCAGCTCCTGTTCAAGCGGTGTGGTTATTGAGGCGGCAACATCCTCTGTAGATGCACCTGGCCAGGAGACGCGGACCTTAACAATCTCTACAGAAAAACTTGGAAAGAACTGTCGGTTCATATGGGTAACTCCCCATATTCCAGCCAGTATCATGATCAACATGAGAAGATTTGCCGCAACCTTGTGGCGAGCAAAACGACCAATGAGATCGTTATTCATATCGAACCTTGATTCCCTTCATTGCCTCTGGAAGATGGGTAGTTACAATCCTGTCACCCATTCTCAGATTGGCGCCACTAACCACAATTGTTGACTCGTTACCTGTTACATCCAATGGGGATCCCCATCCCAGATTATTAACCTTGATCGGTTCCAGTCTTCCGTCCGCATCAATACGATATATTCTACTGTTTTCATAAAGTGCCTCATACGGGATAACAATAGTGTCAGTAACAGCAGGAAGTGTTACCGATAGCTCCAGCGCACGACCAGGTAGAGGGTGAATTTCTGACTCAATAATTTCAAATACCCCTTCAACTCCACCAACAGCATCTACCCTGTCCGCAATCAGTCTGGTTAAAACTGCCTTGATGGGGCTGTTGTCTACGGTGCCGTTCATATGAATCTTCTCTCCACGATCAAGACCGCCTCTTATCTGCTCTATAGCAGTTCTTGGTATCTGTGCACGAACCTGGATTGATTGTGGGTCATATAGCGAAATTAGAGTATCCCCAGAGCGTACTCTTCCTCCGACAGCAACTGAAACTTTGTGGACGATAGCCTGATAAGGGGCAACCAGTCTGGTGCGTTGCAGATCAAGCTCTCTCTGCTCCAATAGAGCTTGCAGACGCTCCTTCTGAGCCAGCAGTCGACGCTTCTGAGGCTCAAATTGGTCAATCTGTTGTCTGCGGCCCCTTATCTGAATTTGCATGTTTTCGATCTGCTGTCGAGCCTGGTCTATAGCAGATTGAGATACCATGCTGTTACCTTTGAGCTGCATGATCCGCTCAAGCTCATCTCTCTTTAACTGGAGCAGCTGCTGCTCCCTCTTTAATGTATCCAGATCAGCTTGATAACCAATCTCCTCAAGTCTGATCTTCTCGTCAGTCTCACGAATTTCAGCTTGGCGCTGTGATACCAAAAGAGTACTTTCCCTTGAGTCCAGCTCGATCAATAGGCCACCTTTTTCAGGATTGTCGCCATCATGAGACAAGACGTCTACTACCCCGGCATTAAGCGTTGATTTTATCTCTGTAAATGTGGCCGCCTCTGTTGTGCCATACAGTGTAAGGCGGGGGTGATTATTGGCCAGAGAAGCCTCCACTGTATTAACACGCCAGACTACCTCTTCAGAGCGGACGATTGGACGATCTTCTTTGGATGTTTTAAGAGCAATAAAACCGGCAACGGCAATTGCCAATATCAAAACAGGTACAATAAAGCGGAGAATCTTTTTCATTCTATTCTTCTAGTTATGATGTTCTCGACAGTTTACCATGTAGTTTCTACACAAAAAAAGCCTGTTATAAAACAGGCTTTTTTTGTCTCTAAAGTAGCTTACCTTACTGGTTTGCGATTTTAAGTTTATCTCTACCACCATATTTCTTCTCTGCAGCAACCACCCATTTTGGTGATCTGCCACGACCAGTCCAGGTCTCGGCAGAATTATCCGGATTACGGTAAACAGGTTTCACCTTGGCGCGTTTCGCTGCAGGCCTGCCTTTGCCTTTGCCTTTGCCTTTAGTGGATGCAGCCAACTTCTTGATTGTGGCTGCACCATATTTCTTGGCAAGTGCCGCCAGCTCTTTTTGTGCCTTGGCTTGGGCTGCACCATCTTTCTTTCTGCGGTCAGCTTCAGTCGTCATTTTTTTAAGCTCAGCTGTCATTTTCTTGATAGCTGAAGCAAGCTTGGCATCACTCATTTTATTCATGTTCATACAAAGTCCTCTAACAAAATAGTTCTTGAATATCTCTCAAATTCAATGCTGATCAATTTTTTTATAATAGGCAGCCTTGAAATGTATTGGGACTATAATACATATAGTTATTGGTTGTAAATAATTTATTTATTTTTTTTGTTTACTTTATGTCTTGCCTCTATTGCAACTATTTATACAGAAACGCCTTACCCATTATCTCTGACAGCAGAGATGACGTTCCTTACCCTTGCGAGCTTATCAAGAATTTTACTGAATCTATCCTTCGACTTTAGCCCAACAGTCAATGTTATATGGGCTGTATGGTTATCCCTGTCTGTGGATGTGTTAATAGAATCTATGTTGCCGCCCTCGTTTCTAAACAGGGTTGTAATATCACTAAGAAGTCCTGATCGGTCATAAGCCTTGATGATTATTTTATATTCACTCTCCCCGGCATCGACAGCCCCCCATGAAACCTCAATAACCCGTTCCGGTTCAGTCTCAATAAGATGGAGCGCATTGGGACACTCTTGGTGGTGAATTGTTACCCCACGACCACGGGTAATAAAACCGATAACAGGGTCTGGATCAACTGGATGGCAGCAATTAGCTATGCTGGTCATTAGTTTACCAACACCACGGATGGATATCTGGTTACTATCAATAACATCTGGCTCAGAATGTTTTTTTACTTTTCTCTTTTTACTATATACAGATGTTAATGATGATATTGCCCCTGCAATCTGTCCGCAGGTTATATCTCCCTGCCCAATTGCACCATATAGAGATTCTGGACTTTTCTGTTCATAACGCTCAACCAGTTTTTTAATTGCAAGATCTGGCTGTCCTGCACGCACCATTTCACGTTCAAGAATGGCTCTTCCAGCAGCTACGTTCTCTTCAAAATCCTGCTTTCTAAACCATTGCCGCACTCGGTAACGTGCTCGTGAGGTGTGAAGATACCCAAGATTTGGGTTCATCCAGTCCCTGGTGGGGCCTCCCTCTTTTACTGTAAGAATCTCTACCCGTTGCCCTGACTCCAGGGGGTGGTTTAAAGGCACTATCTTTCCATCCACCTTGGCACCTCGAGTTCGGTGTCCCAGTCCACTATGGATGGTATATGCAAAATCGAGCGCAGTCCCCCCTTCTGGAAGCTCTATCACTTCACCTTCCGGGGTCAGTACATAGATATGCTCCTCCACCATCTCATCCCTGAACTGTTCGGCCATTCCCTCCTGCTCAGAGACCTCATCTTTCCATTCGAGCAGCTGCCTCAGCCAGTGGATTTTTTTCTCGAATCCAGGGTCATACCTTGTCCCCTCCTTGTATCTCCAGTGCGCTGCCACTCCTAGTTCGGCCGCATCATGCATCTCGTGGGTACGTATCTGAATCTCTAGAATCCGTCCCTGCGGGCCATGTACGGCCGTATGTATAGAACGATAGTTGTTACCCTTGGGGTTTGCGATGTAGTCATCAAACTCTCTGGAGATATGGGACCAAAGACCATGCACAACCCCGAGCGCCGCATAACAGTCAGATACTGTATCTACCAGAATACGAACTGCG
It includes:
- a CDS encoding efflux RND transporter permease subunit translates to MNNDLIGRFARHKVAANLLMLIMILAGIWGVTHMNRQFFPSFSVEIVKVRVSWPGASTEDVAASITTPLEQELRQVDGVNLMTSTSAEGVSSISLEFDDTSDMQWATERVKESVNSVRSLPVDAETPKIYRKVRHDPIARVVISSTEGVDEIRSLIREYERELLRRGIAKIYINGLPDTEIAIQIPMDIAVDLGASHEQIGEQIRQMSRNDPAGQVGEDDNSRQLRTPGQLRGEQQFSSLVFQKGADGRQVSLGSIADITHREQRNETSTFFHGVPAIEMRLMRAEHADSLESAEIMIAWMDELATTTLPPGVEVHRFDESWSMIKERLTLLIHNGAGGLILVIGILFLFLNGRVAFWVAVGIPTSFLATLAILYAIGGSINMVSLFALIMALGIIVDDAIVVGEDALAHYQRGEGAVHAAEGGARRMFYPVLSSSLTTIAAFLPLLLIGGQMGKILIDIPIIIVCVLIASLIECFMVLPGHLQHTFSRAHHHKTSKIRKRIDNTFNSFRENRFQPLVRWALYHRGIVISSTIALLILTLGLVAGGRLSFSFFPSPEGNLFYANVDFVSGTPKSTVDEYMKKLEHSLYQTESELGGDLIAAVESRRGVSGSRGAGTRRVGDQFGSMIIELIPAENRTLRVREFISQWKKMTPEAAGLETLTIEKRKHGPAGKDVEIRLTGRGENMDQIKSASNEIMDVLRSTEGVLSVEDDMPYGKEQMIFSLSAEGQQRGISLQEISSQLHAAFDGKRIQIYNEGDEELEVRVLLPDEERRRISSLHSFMFMAAGGEAIPLVNLVEFQPRRGFEVIRHSDGVMAVNVMADVDTDNQNVSDLIKQLEETVLPEITQKYPVQYSFEGKNADERETMGDMVQGGALALLLIYIVLAWVFSSYGWPLVVMAAIPFGVIGSFLGHWIMGMDITLLSLFGLFALSGIVVNDSIILLTFFRKLRAQGIEVREAIVQAAGARLRAVLLTSLTTIAGLLPLLFERSLQAQYLIPMAISISFGLAVSTFLVLLFVPALLSIHESISPMKEAPSFNDGGA
- a CDS encoding bifunctional (p)ppGpp synthetase/guanosine-3',5'-bis(diphosphate) 3'-pyrophosphohydrolase, with amino-acid sequence MDFIKQSVVIEKAWSWIESDGNRAAMDDASAVAKLVHEFAPQDHEMISAAMLYTYHQRAPLSLDHNLEEIFGEVVYRLIQGTVEMTALHSHLYNIEMQQESQHENLRKMLLAMAEDVRVVVIKLAEHLNLMSNSGSLSEEQQIENAMLTRNVLAPLANRLGMGAMKWQLEDLAFRKLEPDAYQRLSRQIDQKRVERDTYINHSITAIENALKNESIKGSVTGRTKHLYSIWKKMQRKSVEVDSLYDLHAVRILVDTVSDCYAALGVVHGLWSHISREFDDYIANPKGNNYRSIHTAVHGPQGRILEIQIRTHEMHDAAELGVAAHWRYKEGTRYDPGFEKKIHWLRQLLEWKDEVSEQEGMAEQFRDEMVEEHIYVLTPEGEVIELPEGGTALDFAYTIHSGLGHRTRGAKVDGKIVPLNHPLESGQRVEILTVKEGGPTRDWMNPNLGYLHTSRARYRVRQWFRKQDFEENVAAGRAILEREMVRAGQPDLAIKKLVERYEQKSPESLYGAIGQGDITCGQIAGAISSLTSVYSKKRKVKKHSEPDVIDSNQISIRGVGKLMTSIANCCHPVDPDPVIGFITRGRGVTIHHQECPNALHLIETEPERVIEVSWGAVDAGESEYKIIIKAYDRSGLLSDITTLFRNEGGNIDSINTSTDRDNHTAHITLTVGLKSKDRFSKILDKLARVRNVISAVRDNG
- a CDS encoding H-NS histone family protein, yielding MNMNKMSDAKLASAIKKMTAELKKMTTEADRRKKDGAAQAKAQKELAALAKKYGAATIKKLAASTKGKGKGKGRPAAKRAKVKPVYRNPDNSAETWTGRGRSPKWVVAAEKKYGGRDKLKIANQ
- a CDS encoding HlyD family efflux transporter periplasmic adaptor subunit; the encoded protein is MKKILRFIVPVLILAIAVAGFIALKTSKEDRPIVRSEEVVWRVNTVEASLANNHPRLTLYGTTEAATFTEIKSTLNAGVVDVLSHDGDNPEKGGLLIELDSRESTLLVSQRQAEIRETDEKIRLEEIGYQADLDTLKREQQLLQLKRDELERIMQLKGNSMVSQSAIDQARQQIENMQIQIRGRRQQIDQFEPQKRRLLAQKERLQALLEQRELDLQRTRLVAPYQAIVHKVSVAVGGRVRSGDTLISLYDPQSIQVRAQIPRTAIEQIRGGLDRGEKIHMNGTVDNSPIKAVLTRLIADRVDAVGGVEGVFEIIESEIHPLPGRALELSVTLPAVTDTIVIPYEALYENSRIYRIDADGRLEPIKVNNLGWGSPLDVTGNESTIVVSGANLRMGDRIVTTHLPEAMKGIKVRYE